A single region of the Streptomyces sp. NBC_00236 genome encodes:
- a CDS encoding ABC transporter permease — MLRFLTRRTLGAVLTLFLISAVTYFMFFAIPQDPALLACGKNCTPDALKVIHTNLGLDQPVAVQFWHYMVGIFAGRDLPVGECAAPCFGISFDSGQPVWDTIIDRLPLTLSLSAGGLVVFLVVGLGLGMLAAWKKGTKVDKTVSSASLVLSSLQIYFLGPVVLGIFVYSTGWLDKPKYVPLTESFSGWFMGLLIPWLVMSVIFTAQYTRMSRSSMIEQLQEEHVKAARAKGMTSRFVFFRYAWRGSLIPIVTIIGMDMGALFGGAMVTELTFGLAGVGRLARDSVVLKDLPLTMGVLIFSAAFILLFNVIVDAAYAFIDPRVRLS, encoded by the coding sequence ATGCTTCGATTCCTCACTCGCCGGACGCTCGGCGCAGTCCTGACACTTTTCCTGATCAGTGCCGTCACGTACTTCATGTTCTTCGCCATCCCGCAGGACCCCGCACTGCTCGCATGTGGAAAGAACTGCACCCCGGACGCCCTGAAGGTCATTCACACGAACCTCGGCCTGGACCAGCCCGTGGCGGTCCAGTTCTGGCACTACATGGTCGGCATCTTCGCCGGTCGCGACCTTCCCGTGGGTGAGTGCGCGGCCCCTTGCTTCGGTATCTCCTTCGACAGCGGGCAGCCGGTGTGGGACACGATCATCGACCGTCTCCCGCTGACGCTCTCCCTCTCCGCCGGCGGACTCGTCGTCTTCCTCGTGGTGGGTCTGGGTCTGGGCATGCTCGCTGCCTGGAAGAAGGGCACGAAGGTCGACAAGACGGTCAGCTCGGCCTCGCTCGTGCTGAGCTCCCTGCAGATCTACTTCCTCGGCCCGGTCGTCCTCGGGATCTTCGTCTACAGCACGGGTTGGCTGGACAAGCCCAAGTACGTGCCGCTGACGGAGAGTTTCAGTGGCTGGTTCATGGGTCTGCTGATCCCGTGGCTCGTCATGTCGGTCATCTTCACGGCTCAGTACACGCGTATGTCGCGCTCGTCGATGATCGAGCAGTTGCAGGAAGAGCACGTCAAGGCGGCCCGCGCGAAGGGCATGACGAGTCGTTTCGTCTTCTTCCGCTACGCCTGGCGCGGTTCGCTCATCCCGATCGTCACCATCATCGGTATGGACATGGGTGCGCTCTTCGGTGGCGCCATGGTCACCGAACTCACCTTCGGTCTGGCCGGAGTCGGCCGCCTCGCCCGCGACTCCGTGGTCCTCAAGGACCTCCCGCTGACCATGGGCGTGCTGATCTTCAGCGCCGCCTTCATCCTGTTGTTCAACGTCATCGTGGACGCCGCGTACGCGTTCATCGATCCGCGCGTGCGTCTGTCCTAG
- a CDS encoding ABC transporter ATP-binding protein, protein MTTLTKTEDSPAPSSSGAFLSVRDLRVQFSTEDGIVKAVDGLSFDLERGQTLGIVGESGSGKSVTNLSILGLHNRRSTQVSGEIVLDGQEITGASDKQLQTLRGNKMAMIFQDALTALSPYYTVGRQIAEPYIKHTGASKKEARARAIEMLGKVGIPDPKNRVDDYPHQFSGGMRQRAMIAMSLVCNPELLIADEPTTALDVTVQAQILDLLKDLQQEFGSAIILITHDLGVVANTVDDLLVMYAGRAVERGTVREVLKTPEHPYTWGLLGSMPRLSQDVGSELTPIPGSPPSLLNPPSGCAFNPRCSFVDIVDGSGRCVNERPLLPEGRGSACHLTGEQKQQVFIETIQPRLG, encoded by the coding sequence GTGACCACACTCACCAAGACCGAGGACTCGCCCGCACCCTCCTCGTCCGGAGCCTTCCTGTCGGTGCGGGACCTGAGGGTCCAGTTCTCCACCGAGGACGGCATCGTCAAAGCCGTGGACGGGCTTTCGTTCGACCTGGAGCGCGGGCAGACGCTCGGTATCGTCGGCGAGTCGGGTTCCGGCAAGTCGGTGACCAACCTGAGCATCCTGGGGCTGCACAACCGGCGCAGCACCCAGGTCTCGGGCGAGATCGTGCTGGACGGCCAGGAGATCACCGGCGCTTCTGACAAGCAGCTCCAGACGCTCCGCGGCAACAAGATGGCGATGATCTTCCAGGACGCGCTGACCGCGCTCTCGCCGTACTACACGGTGGGCCGGCAGATCGCGGAGCCGTACATCAAGCACACGGGTGCCTCCAAGAAGGAGGCGCGTGCGCGGGCGATCGAGATGCTCGGCAAGGTCGGCATCCCCGACCCGAAGAACCGGGTCGACGACTACCCGCACCAGTTCTCCGGCGGTATGCGCCAGCGCGCCATGATCGCGATGTCGCTGGTCTGCAACCCCGAACTGCTGATCGCCGACGAGCCGACGACGGCCCTGGACGTCACCGTCCAGGCGCAGATCCTCGATCTGCTCAAGGACCTTCAGCAGGAGTTCGGTTCGGCGATCATCCTGATCACCCACGACCTCGGCGTCGTCGCGAACACCGTCGACGACCTGCTGGTGATGTACGCGGGCCGGGCCGTCGAGCGCGGCACCGTGCGTGAGGTGCTCAAGACTCCGGAGCACCCGTACACCTGGGGCCTGCTCGGCTCGATGCCGCGGCTCTCCCAGGACGTGGGCTCGGAACTGACACCGATCCCGGGGTCGCCGCCCAGCCTGCTGAACCCGCCGTCGGGCTGCGCGTTCAATCCGAGGTGCTCGTTCGTCGACATCGTCGACGGGAGCGGCCGCTGCGTGAACGAGCGACCCCTGCTTCCGGAGGGGCGCGGCTCTGCCTGCCACCTCACCGGCGAGCAGAAGCAGCAGGTTTTCATCGAGACGATTCAGCCCCGGCTGGGCTGA
- a CDS encoding ABC transporter ATP-binding protein, producing MSENKSNTAGPDTAQAQREPDVSEPLLSVKGLTKHFPIYGGFPFKRQVGAVQAVDGVTLDVYPGESLGLVGESGCGKSTTGRLLTRLMEPTRGTITYNGQDISHASRRQLAPIRSEIQMIFQDPYASLNPRQTVGTIISGPMEVNGINPPGGREARVRELLETVGLNPEHYNRFPHEFSGGQRQRIGVARALALNPKIIIADEPVSALDVSIQAQVINLLQELQRELNIAFVFIAHDLAIVRHFSQRIAVMYLGKVVEVADRDSLYNAPRHPYTHALLSAVPNADLDADKTERIRLFGDVPSPIMPPSGCRFRTRCWKAQDKCATEEPPLVQLSGAREGHLTACHFPEEPTTEKTGPDVVLDPALIALEKDAETK from the coding sequence ATGAGCGAGAACAAGAGCAACACCGCCGGTCCGGACACGGCTCAGGCGCAGCGGGAGCCGGATGTCTCGGAACCGCTCCTGAGCGTGAAGGGCCTGACCAAGCACTTCCCGATCTACGGCGGATTTCCCTTCAAGCGGCAGGTCGGTGCGGTCCAGGCCGTCGACGGCGTGACGCTGGACGTGTACCCGGGCGAGTCCCTCGGTCTGGTGGGTGAATCGGGCTGTGGCAAGTCGACCACGGGCCGGCTGCTGACCCGGCTGATGGAGCCGACCCGCGGCACGATCACCTACAACGGCCAGGACATCTCCCACGCCAGCCGTAGGCAGCTTGCGCCGATCCGGTCCGAGATCCAGATGATCTTCCAGGACCCGTACGCCTCGCTGAACCCGCGGCAGACGGTCGGAACGATCATCTCGGGGCCGATGGAGGTCAACGGGATCAACCCGCCCGGAGGCCGTGAGGCACGGGTGCGGGAGCTGCTGGAGACGGTCGGGCTCAACCCGGAGCACTACAACCGCTTCCCGCACGAGTTCTCCGGGGGCCAGCGTCAGCGCATCGGTGTTGCCCGCGCGCTCGCGCTCAACCCCAAGATCATCATCGCGGACGAGCCGGTCTCGGCGCTCGACGTGTCGATCCAGGCGCAGGTCATCAACCTGCTCCAGGAGCTTCAGCGTGAGCTGAACATCGCGTTCGTGTTCATCGCGCACGACCTCGCGATCGTCCGGCACTTCTCGCAGCGCATCGCGGTGATGTACCTGGGCAAGGTGGTGGAGGTCGCCGACCGCGACTCCCTGTACAACGCCCCGCGCCACCCGTACACGCACGCGCTGCTGTCGGCGGTGCCGAACGCGGACCTGGACGCGGACAAGACGGAGCGGATCCGGCTCTTCGGAGACGTGCCGTCGCCGATCATGCCGCCGTCCGGCTGCCGCTTCCGGACCCGCTGCTGGAAGGCGCAGGACAAGTGCGCGACGGAGGAGCCTCCGCTGGTGCAGCTCTCGGGTGCCCGTGAGGGCCACCTGACGGCCTGCCACTTCCCGGAGGAGCCGACCACGGAGAAGACCGGCCCGGACGTCGTTCTCGACCCCGCGCTGATCGCTCTGGAGAAGGACGCGGAAACGAAGTAG
- a CDS encoding MFS transporter: MSGRFRPRFLDTRPLRGNRPFRDLWIGTSVSQLGGQIANVAVLAQVWELTGSPVGTGAIGLATGLPIVLFGLLGGTLADTVDRRAVVRATTAGQLLAAAGLCAQALADNRNVLLLLALVAVGTSCGALGAPARRTFPVRLLPGDQVAAGLALTNISFQAAMLAGPAVAGLVIARWDFPAAYAAQAVAMAVSMLAVIRLPAMRPDGAGAPAGRRRPERGGWRAVLGRPTLRGSLATDLAATLLAMPVALFPLVNEIRFEGNPQTLGLFLSAVAVGGITAGLLSGTVTRWRRGGLVQLCAAGVWGLALACFGLAGPLWLALGCLAVAGAADTVSVVTRSALVQLETPDAYRGRVSSVEHVIGVAGPELGNFRGGLLASATSAPLALVVGGLSATLAIAAVAATHAPLRAYRTPSAPAKPDGTPPQPAAPEASVTAG; encoded by the coding sequence TGGATCGGCACCTCCGTCTCCCAACTCGGCGGCCAGATAGCCAATGTGGCGGTGCTGGCCCAGGTCTGGGAGCTGACCGGCAGTCCTGTGGGCACCGGTGCCATCGGGCTCGCCACCGGTCTGCCGATCGTCCTGTTCGGGCTGCTCGGCGGCACCCTGGCCGACACCGTCGACCGACGCGCCGTGGTGCGGGCCACCACCGCGGGCCAGCTGCTGGCCGCCGCAGGGCTGTGCGCCCAGGCCCTGGCGGACAACCGCAACGTGCTGCTGCTGCTCGCCCTGGTCGCGGTGGGGACGAGCTGCGGCGCCCTCGGAGCTCCTGCCCGGCGCACCTTCCCGGTCCGGCTGTTGCCGGGCGACCAGGTGGCGGCCGGTCTCGCGCTGACCAACATCTCCTTCCAGGCGGCGATGCTGGCCGGTCCCGCGGTGGCCGGGCTGGTCATCGCCCGCTGGGACTTCCCTGCCGCGTACGCGGCCCAGGCCGTGGCCATGGCGGTCTCGATGCTCGCGGTGATCCGGCTGCCCGCCATGCGGCCCGACGGCGCCGGCGCTCCGGCCGGCCGGCGCCGGCCGGAGCGCGGCGGGTGGCGGGCCGTCCTCGGCCGGCCGACGCTGCGGGGCTCGCTGGCCACCGACCTGGCCGCCACGCTGCTCGCCATGCCCGTCGCGCTCTTCCCGCTGGTCAACGAGATCCGCTTCGAGGGAAACCCGCAGACCCTGGGCCTGTTCCTCTCGGCCGTCGCGGTCGGGGGCATCACGGCCGGTCTGCTCTCCGGCACGGTGACACGGTGGCGCCGCGGCGGACTGGTTCAGCTGTGCGCGGCCGGTGTCTGGGGCCTGGCGCTGGCCTGTTTCGGTCTGGCGGGGCCCTTGTGGCTCGCGCTCGGCTGCCTGGCCGTGGCGGGCGCCGCCGACACCGTGTCCGTCGTCACCCGCAGCGCCCTGGTCCAGCTGGAGACCCCGGACGCGTACCGGGGACGGGTCTCCTCGGTGGAGCACGTCATCGGTGTCGCGGGCCCCGAACTCGGCAACTTCCGCGGTGGCCTGCTGGCATCGGCCACCTCCGCGCCACTCGCCCTGGTCGTCGGCGGGCTGTCCGCCACCCTGGCGATCGCCGCCGTGGCCGCGACCCACGCTCCCCTGCGCGCCTACCGCACACCGTCCGCCCCCGCGAAGCCGGACGGCACTCCCCCACAACCCGCCGCTCCCGAAGCCTCCGTGACAGCGGGATGA